CATCCAACCCCATACCCATTCCCTAGATAACAATGGTGCAAGATGATGGTACTTGCCTGCATAATTGGGCACAGGAAAGAGGAGGGTGCTCGTTCCTCCCTCATCAAGTGTAGCTGTTCCAGTTCTCGTACAGTCTCATGAGTCAGGTCTGGGCGATCTCGGCTGCTGTCTTCACTGCACCTCAGGCCTAATTCTGCTAGCCTTCCAGCCACCTCCATAGACCACTGCCCAGCAGTCGGATCAAGAACTGATGATAGCTTGCCACAAGACATAGCACGCCTTACTTCACCAGCAAGCCCTGCAGGCTCTTGTTTTCCGGTCAGCAGCTGGAGTATCACAATGCCGAAGTAGTATACATCAGACTTCGGTGTTAATACTTTGCTTCTCTTGTACTCTGGGTCTGCATAGGGAAAAGACCCTTTCAGCTCAGAACCTCCCGATGGATAATCCTTCATGTCATCCGTGAATAGCCTAGAAACACCAAAGTCGGCTATCTTGCAATGGCATTCAGTATCTAGAAGGATGTTCTCAAGCTTCAAGTTGCCATGTACGATCATCTGAGGTTTACAGGAATGCAAGAACAGCAGTGCATCTGAGATCTCAGAAACAATGCGTGCACGAATTTTCCATGGCAAGTGACGGCTATTGCATCTGCTGAAGAGGCGGTCATGAAGGCTCCCATTTGGCAGATATTCATAAGCGAGACACAGCGCTTCTGGGCATGCCCCAACCAGTGTCACTAGATGAGGGTGCCTCACCTTGCTGAGGATATAAACCTGACATAGAAAACAGAAATAAGTATCTTCAGCTAACCGAGGATATGTTCTTAGACACATAAATAACTGATAAAAGGTTCCCATGAATTCAATAGCAATTTCTAAATATATTTGCAGTGCCATCAGACCTAAGATATGCAACAAACAAGCAGAAAATTTGCAAGCCTGGTGAAAAATGTGTAATGCACCAGTACAATGCGTTTGTGTGTCTGCAAAATAACTTCCATAAGTTCTAGAGTGCATTGGCTAATCAATAAACATATCAAGTGCAAGAGGTGTGAAAATCAGAGAAACATGGAATACCTCTTGCTGGAACTGACTCACGCTCTCAATGCTATGGCAGAGCAGCTTATAAATCATCACAGTTCTGTTCATAATTTCTCCTTTGTAAACACACCCACGACCTTGTGACCATATCTtgaagctctctgagaaattaCACGTAGCAGATTGCATATCGGACATTGTAAATTCTCTGAAGCTGTACAAATTATCTCCAAAAGCATTTGAGGCGCAATTTGACAGTGTGGCATGGCTGTATGTGCACTCCTTATCCAGGTCAATATGTCTGGTTTCTCGCTTTTGCATTTTCAGTTTCTTCTGGCAAAGACTTTCTATGGAAGATTGGATCACTTCAAGCTCTTCTGAAAACTCATCTATCCAAAGCTTTATTTTTTCAGCATGGGCATCTAGGATAGCTAATCTTCTCATCGAAGAGTCCAGCCCTGATACTGCTCTCTCTTTATTCTTTATAAGATCTTCATGCTGCTTTCTTTTGGCTACCAATACAACTTCAAGTTCCTCCCTCATTTTCATTTCATGTTTTTTAGCATAATCAGAATCTTTTATCTGCACAAAGGCCAGGAGACGGGTAAGAACAATGAACAAGTGCAATAGTTTTCTGCACATTAATTCACATGGAATGTTTACTGCTGAGTATTGGGATTTCACCTGGCTTCCTATTGATGTTGTGTAAAGTTACAAGAATAGGGCAGTAAAGTAAATAACCCCTCCGTTCCAAAAAACTAGTTCACTTCAGCTTTGTCTTAGGTCTGGTCTTGTGGCCTCTTGAGATGGTTGGAGAGTATATAGGCCTTCATGGTTTTTGTATAGGCTTCGTTTTGGTCGGATAAGGTGTTTGGGGGTTATTTGGTGCTGTAAGGGTCGTCCTTTCCTGAAGTCATTGTTTTTGCTTAGTGGTCTTGGTCATGTAGGTCATGTTCATGTTCGGTCGTGCTTTGGTTGGTCGTTGTGCCTGGCTATTTTTGGCCTTTCTCCATACACAGTTGGAGAAAGAAAGACTTCTCTAACTTTTGACGAAGTTTATGGAAAAAATACATTAACATCTacaattagtttcattaaattcaCCATGCAATATGTCTTAGTAAtgcatttatttgaacttgtagatgttaatatactTTTCTACTAACTCGGTGAAAATTggaaaagtttgacttaggataaagctaagtgaactataatttggaatggagggagtacgcaATATCTTAAATGGTGAGGAATAGATGTCACATACCTTGGCAAACGCACTCGCAGCTTTTGACTCCGTTTCTTTGCGCTTCATCAGCTCAGCAAAAGCTTCTTTCCTTGATCTGTCAGCTTCCATCATTACTTGTTTGGCATTTCTGGCCAATACTTCCTGAAATACTATCCATGCAATGTTTAACACAAGTTTCAAGCATGAGTTACCGATGCAAATGTATATAAATGAAGCAGAGTGACCACCTTAGAATATAACTGTAATGTATCAATATGTACAGAAGAATCAGACCAGAATGTTGAGTTGAGTGCAGATTCTGTATCATCTTGCCAATCTGACATGCTCAAACTGTTGAAATGGTTGGCTTCATAATCATTAGATCGATCATAATCTGAAACAATGCCTTGATTCAGATCAACTGTTGTCAATGCCTCGCGCGCAAGATATCCTTCATCAAGTACGGGTCCGGTGTTGTTATTATATGAGCTGAACCTAATTCTTTTTGTAGTTATCACATCATCTCGGTAGTGAACTGGGGCAGCGTTGTCGGTGGCTGCACTCGCTTCTCTGGTCCATATGTGCCTTCCTCTCCACACGAACCAGATTTGacagaatgcaggagcattgctgGCCATCAAAGATTCTTTGCCATATTTTAACTTGAAGCAACTGCATGCATTTGGCGGCCCAGGATACAGTTCACTGAGAAATAGTAGAACATAATGTATgctactagcttcaagagatatgatgagaagcatacttatCAGGTGTTGAACCCATTATGAGCTTGGTGATCCTGTACTGGTCGACAAGGGTGAGGATGCCATAGTGGATTTGGTCGTTCTCCGTGACAAGAAGCCTGGTCTGGACCTGGGCCCTGTGGCAGAAGGCGAGGTAGGTGTGAAGCATCTTGTTCATCTCCTCCTTCTCGGACTCGCGATGGGAGAGCACCAGCTCCTCTGTGGCTTGCGCCGCGGGGATCTTTCCTACTGATTTTTTTCCCCAGTTCATTTATGAGTTTGGTTGTTCAATGAATGATGAATGATGAATGGTTGAACTACAGAAATGGAAGGCAATAGATGATGACTGAGTAGTCGAGAGTACTCACAGAGGGTTGGGATGACCGGCGACGGCTGGTGGACGTGGAGGAGGGCGATGCGGCCGCACCCGAAGCGGCGCAGGGCCCATCGCAGCAACCCAAGCGTCTTCTCCGGTGACCTCCCGACGGCCACGTGGACCCACGCCTCGCCGTGGTGCTGCTCCCGGCGGCCGCCGCAGCGTAGGAGTGGGCGGGGGCTTGGCGGCGGAGATGGGCTCAGGATCTCCATGACCGGCGATCCAAGTGTGATTTCGACGTTTCTGTGAAGAAGTCAACGGCGTTGTCTTGTCCGATATACAGGACTGCTTTTATAGTAATATTCTAGCCGAATCTTGCAAGTAATATTCCCTAATATTCTCTGACCCATAAAAGGTCTCTCTTTTCTTTATGTTTGTCGTCATTACTGGTACTACTTGACAAGTTGACAGTACTCTTGGTGGCGAATCTGGAAAcgaaagaaagatgccaaatgctATAATTTATTAAAACTAAGGATATCTCGTGCGAAGTGTCGGATATCTATGTAGTCCATCTGTCCCAAAGAATTGCATATCTCGTTTAGGGACCAACCAAATTTCTTCTAAACTAACTAGTTGAGTGTTCGTGCGTTGGCTACAGGCAATTATTGGTAGAATGACAGAAAACCACACAGACAAAGTATACTGGGATATACTTTCCAGTCAATGGAATTATTGCACCGGCAATCTGTAACCAAGTATTTTGCATATTTTGACATCCATGTCTCACCTCCCTTACCGTTCAGGCGCTTTCCCTCACTATGCTT
This genomic interval from Miscanthus floridulus cultivar M001 unplaced genomic scaffold, ASM1932011v1 os_2019, whole genome shotgun sequence contains the following:
- the LOC136534529 gene encoding U-box domain-containing protein 33-like: MEILSPSPPPSPRPLLRCGGRREQHHGEAWVHVAVGRSPEKTLGLLRWALRRFGCGRIALLHVHQPSPVIPTLLGKIPAAQATEELVLSHRESEKEEMNKMLHTYLAFCHRAQVQTRLLVTENDQIHYGILTLVDQYRITKLIMGSTPDNCFKLKYGKESLMASNAPAFCQIWFVWRGRHIWTREASAATDNAAPVHYRDDVITTKRIRFSSYNNNTGPVLDEGYLAREALTTVDLNQGIVSDYDRSNDYEANHFNSLSMSDWQDDTESALNSTFWSDSSVHIDTLQLYSKEVLARNAKQVMMEADRSRKEAFAELMKRKETESKAASAFAKIKDSDYAKKHEMKMREELEVVLVAKRKQHEDLIKNKERAVSGLDSSMRRLAILDAHAEKIKLWIDEFSEELEVIQSSIESLCQKKLKMQKRETRHIDLDKECTYSHATLSNCASNAFGDNLYSFREFTMSDMQSATCNFSESFKIWSQGRGCVYKGEIMNRTVMIYKLLCHSIESVSQFQQEVYILSKVRHPHLVTLVGACPEALCLAYEYLPNGSLHDRLFSRCNSRHLPWKIRARIVSEISDALLFLHSCKPQMIVHGNLKLENILLDTECHCKIADFGVSRLFTDDMKDYPSGGSELKGSFPYADPEYKRSKVLTPKSDVYYFGIVILQLLTGKQEPAGLAGEVRRAMSCGKLSSVLDPTAGQWSMEVAGRLAELGLRCSEDSSRDRPDLTHETVRELEQLHLMREERAPSSFLCPIMQEIMHDPQVCADGVTYEGWAIRERMETGQGTAPLNNLKLEHLNLTPNHALRFAIQDWLRHPR